One genomic segment of Oreochromis aureus strain Israel breed Guangdong linkage group 9, ZZ_aureus, whole genome shotgun sequence includes these proteins:
- the LOC116321507 gene encoding zinc finger protein 492-like — MTSTQKDQHGARSQRSQEADKPHRRKGEKKYSCDFCGNFFTRAQHLKTHQLIHSGIKPYSCDLCGTFFTRAGNLKTHQLIHSGIKPYSCDLCEKSFTRAQHLKTHQLMHRGINPYSCDLCGKSFTRDQHLKKHQLIHSGVKPYSCDLCGKSFIQAQHLKTHQLIHRGVKAHYCELCGKSFTQPGSLKRHQLVHSGVKAYSCDQCGKAFAQSIYLQRHQVTHSGSKAYPCDFCGKTFRRIESRNRHLRIHTGHNVYFCDQCGKLFPTGVQLQQHMFTHNEERPYKCDLCDKTFKSPNFLRKHQKIHTRK, encoded by the exons atgacttcaacacaaaag gaccaacatggagcgagaagtcagcgctctcaggaggccgacaaacctcacagaagaaagggagagaaaaaatacaGCTGTGATTTTTGTGGAAATTTTTTTACCCGGGCTCAACacctaaaaacacaccaactcatccacagtggaattAAACCGTACAGCTGTGATTTGTGTGGAACTTTTTTTACCCGggctggaaacttaaaaacacaccaactcatacACAGTGGAATTAAaccgtacagctgtgacttgtgtgaaAAATCTTTTACACGGGCTCAACAcctgaaaacacaccaactcatgcACCGTGGAATTAAcccgtacagctgtgacttgtgtggaaaatcTTTTACCCGGGATCAACACctgaaaaaacaccaacttatccacagtggagttaaaccgtacagctgtgacttgtgtggaaaatcTTTCATCCAGGCTCAACAcctgaaaacacaccaactcatccaccgTGGAGTTAAAGCGCACtactgtgagttgtgtggaaaatCTTTTACCCAGCctggaagcttaaaaagacaccaactcgtccacagtggagttaaagcgtacagctgtgatcagtgtggtaaAGCTTTTGCTCAAAGTATATACTTACAGCGTCATcaagttacccactctggaagtAAAGCGTACCCCTGTGatttttgtggaaaaacatTCCGCCGCATAGAGTCACGAAATAGACACTTACGCATTCACACTGGACATAATGTTTAtttctgtgatcagtgtggaaaactCTTTCCAACAGGTGTACagttacaacaacacatgtttacccacaatgaggagagaccttataaatgtgacctgtgtgataAGACTTTCAAATCTCCAAATTTCCTGAGAAAACACCAaaagatccacaccagaaagtaa